In Streptomyces sp. NBC_00569, a single genomic region encodes these proteins:
- a CDS encoding anthrone oxygenase family protein, translated as MIEGPYFVLTVLGALACGVSAGVFIAFSTFVMKGLAALPPAQGIAAMQAINVAAVGPAFMVVFMGAAALCAVLAVVTFVLWPEPGTVELLLGSALQLVGVFGVTVAANVPRNDALAKLDPEAPDSAGAWRAYVSQWLMWNHVRGGASLAAAASFILALT; from the coding sequence ATGATCGAGGGACCGTATTTCGTGCTCACCGTCCTGGGCGCGCTCGCCTGCGGGGTGTCGGCGGGCGTCTTCATCGCGTTCTCGACCTTCGTGATGAAGGGGCTCGCGGCGCTGCCGCCCGCGCAGGGCATCGCGGCGATGCAGGCGATCAACGTGGCGGCGGTCGGTCCGGCGTTCATGGTGGTGTTCATGGGGGCCGCGGCACTGTGCGCGGTGCTCGCCGTCGTGACGTTCGTGCTCTGGCCGGAGCCGGGCACCGTGGAGCTGCTGCTCGGCAGCGCGCTCCAGCTCGTCGGCGTGTTCGGCGTGACCGTCGCCGCGAACGTCCCGCGCAACGACGCGCTCGCGAAGCTGGACCCCGAGGCGCCGGACAGCGCGGGAGCGTGGCGTGCGTACGTGTCCCAGTGGCTGATGTGGAACCACGTCAGGGGTGGTGCGTCGCTGGCCGCGGCGGCCTCGTTCATCCTCGCCCTGACCTGA
- a CDS encoding DUF2293 domain-containing protein, whose protein sequence is MTAEARPDRAAHRRTPPPHTGLGGPVVVQPMKRRQCAECHREPLELLTLEDGAPRCLDCADLGHLVYLPRGDWALTRRAREGSSLSAVVVRFHRRRGRYERQGVLVEEAALARAEERCLADADARARRRARDAVRRAAQDASFTAAFAREILRLFPGCPPDRAEAIAAHASLRGSGRVGRSAAGRALSQAAVTAAVRAAVRHTETAYDALLMSGVGRGEARRRIAVPVETVLAAWRARGS, encoded by the coding sequence ATGACCGCCGAGGCCCGGCCCGACCGGGCTGCTCACCGCCGGACTCCCCCGCCGCACACCGGGCTCGGCGGGCCGGTCGTCGTGCAGCCGATGAAGCGCCGGCAGTGCGCGGAGTGCCACCGGGAACCGCTGGAGCTGCTGACCCTGGAGGACGGGGCGCCGCGGTGCCTCGACTGCGCCGACCTCGGGCATCTCGTGTATCTGCCGCGCGGCGACTGGGCGCTCACCCGCCGCGCCAGGGAAGGCAGTTCGCTGTCGGCGGTGGTCGTGCGCTTCCATCGGCGGCGCGGCCGTTACGAGCGCCAGGGCGTCCTCGTGGAGGAGGCGGCGCTGGCCCGCGCCGAGGAGCGGTGCCTCGCGGACGCGGACGCGCGGGCCAGGCGCCGGGCGCGGGACGCGGTGCGAAGGGCGGCGCAGGACGCGTCGTTCACGGCCGCGTTCGCCCGGGAGATCCTGCGGCTCTTCCCCGGCTGCCCGCCGGACCGGGCGGAGGCGATCGCGGCCCACGCGTCACTGCGCGGCAGCGGCCGGGTGGGGCGCAGCGCGGCGGGCCGCGCCCTGTCGCAGGCCGCGGTGACGGCGGCGGTGCGGGCGGCGGTGCGGCACACGGAGACCGCGTACGACGCGTTGCTGATGAGCGGAGTGGGGCGGGGCGAGGCCAGGCGGAGAATCGCGGTGCCGGTGGAGACCGTTCTGGCGGCGTGGCGCGCGCGGGGGTCGTGA
- a CDS encoding uridine kinase, whose translation MRRVRLEAITWERLGDALAERLLDLKPGDGSPWPRIAVDGPPAARPGDLAALVGEALRVRGRPSLAVDTGGFLRPASLRFEYGREDVEAYYSGWFDTAALWREVFGPLEPGGTGRVLPDLWDPAADRATRSAYVELPPGGVLLLHGPLLMGHWFPFDLTVHLKLSPAALRRRTPEDEQWTLPAFERYESETDPAGTADVVVRADDARHPAWGGLPS comes from the coding sequence ATGAGGCGCGTGCGACTCGAAGCGATCACCTGGGAACGGCTCGGCGACGCCCTCGCCGAGCGGCTGCTCGACCTGAAGCCGGGCGACGGGAGTCCGTGGCCCCGTATCGCCGTCGACGGCCCGCCGGCCGCCCGGCCCGGTGACCTCGCCGCACTGGTCGGGGAGGCGCTGCGGGTGCGCGGACGCCCCTCGCTCGCCGTGGACACGGGCGGATTCCTGCGGCCAGCCTCGCTGCGCTTCGAGTACGGGCGCGAGGACGTGGAGGCGTACTACAGCGGCTGGTTCGACACGGCCGCGCTGTGGCGCGAGGTCTTCGGGCCGCTCGAACCCGGCGGCACGGGACGCGTCCTGCCCGATCTGTGGGACCCGGCGGCCGATCGCGCGACCCGCAGCGCCTACGTCGAACTGCCGCCCGGCGGCGTCCTGTTGTTGCACGGACCGCTGCTCATGGGGCACTGGTTCCCCTTCGACCTGACCGTGCATCTGAAGCTGTCGCCGGCCGCGCTGCGACGGCGTACGCCCGAGGACGAGCAGTGGACGCTGCCGGCCTTCGAGCGCTACGAGAGCGAGACGGACCCGGCCGGTACGGCGGACGTGGTCGTACGGGCCGACGACGCCCGGCATCCGGCCTGGGGCGGGCTGCCCTCGTGA
- a CDS encoding CBS domain-containing protein, which produces MTTAGDIMHRGAQWIPAHETLDRAAQLMRQLNVGALPISDENERLCGILTDRDIVIGCVAMGHDPSEITAGDLAQGTPRWIDSSADVDEVLQEMQGHQIRRLPVIEDKRLVGMISEADLAAHLSDDQMSAWVESVYASR; this is translated from the coding sequence ATGACCACCGCCGGAGACATCATGCACCGCGGTGCGCAGTGGATCCCCGCTCACGAGACCCTGGACCGCGCCGCCCAGCTCATGCGACAGCTGAACGTGGGCGCGCTGCCCATCAGCGACGAGAACGAACGCCTCTGCGGGATCCTCACGGACCGCGACATCGTGATCGGCTGCGTGGCGATGGGCCACGACCCCTCCGAGATCACCGCGGGTGACCTCGCGCAGGGGACGCCCCGCTGGATCGACTCGAGCGCCGACGTCGACGAGGTCCTCCAGGAGATGCAGGGCCACCAGATCCGCCGGCTCCCCGTCATCGAGGACAAGCGCCTCGTCGGCATGATCAGCGAGGCCGACCTCGCGGCGCACCTGTCCGACGACCAGATGTCGGCCTGGGTCGAGAGCGTCTACGCCAGCAGGTGA
- a CDS encoding magnesium and cobalt transport protein CorA, with amino-acid sequence MSMAGNLRKVGDLRKVSDLRKVGGLRRVARLARRHPRVDLSHPSRSPLGSAVVKCVTYRDGVREQAGRDLVDAVDRVRKSEDGFVWLGLHEPTELEFADIAELFDLHPLAVEDAVHAHQRPKVERYGQTLFAVFKTVCYVEHAELTATSEVVDTGEIMVFIGREFVITVRHGRHGSLGPVREGLEADPGQLAKGPAAVLHAIADHVVDDYLTVIDAVQSDIDQVETDVFTEDGARADPGRIYQLKRELLELKRAVVPLARPIEELASRPFQVVAPEIQAYFRDVSDHLLRAAEQIASFDELLNSILQAHLAQVTVAQNEDMRKITAWAAVVAVPTMGCGVYGMNFDHMPELHWQFGYPLFLGVIASICFVLHRAFRRNGWL; translated from the coding sequence ATGTCGATGGCAGGCAACCTGCGGAAGGTCGGAGATCTCCGGAAGGTGTCCGACCTGCGCAAGGTCGGAGGCCTGAGAAGAGTGGCGCGCCTGGCGCGGCGGCACCCCCGCGTCGACCTCAGCCACCCCTCCCGCTCGCCGCTGGGTTCGGCGGTGGTCAAGTGCGTGACGTACCGGGACGGGGTCCGCGAGCAGGCCGGGCGTGATCTGGTGGACGCGGTCGACCGGGTCCGCAAGTCCGAGGACGGCTTCGTCTGGCTGGGGCTGCACGAGCCGACGGAGCTGGAGTTCGCGGACATCGCCGAGCTGTTCGACCTGCACCCGCTGGCGGTCGAGGACGCGGTGCACGCGCACCAGCGGCCGAAGGTCGAGCGGTACGGGCAGACGCTGTTCGCCGTGTTCAAGACCGTCTGTTACGTGGAGCACGCGGAGCTGACCGCGACCAGCGAGGTCGTCGACACCGGAGAGATCATGGTGTTCATCGGCCGCGAGTTCGTGATCACCGTGCGGCACGGGAGGCACGGCTCGCTCGGCCCGGTGCGCGAGGGCCTGGAGGCGGACCCGGGGCAGCTCGCCAAGGGCCCGGCCGCCGTGCTGCACGCGATCGCCGACCACGTGGTGGACGACTATCTCACCGTGATCGACGCCGTCCAGTCGGACATCGACCAGGTCGAGACGGATGTGTTCACCGAGGACGGGGCGCGCGCCGACCCGGGCCGGATCTACCAGCTCAAGCGCGAGCTGCTCGAGCTGAAGCGGGCCGTGGTGCCGCTCGCCCGGCCGATAGAGGAACTCGCGAGCCGCCCCTTCCAGGTGGTGGCGCCGGAGATACAGGCCTACTTCCGGGACGTCTCCGACCACCTGCTGAGGGCCGCCGAGCAGATCGCGTCCTTCGACGAGCTGCTCAACTCGATCCTGCAGGCCCATCTCGCCCAGGTGACGGTCGCCCAGAACGAGGACATGCGCAAGATCACGGCCTGGGCCGCGGTCGTCGCCGTGCCGACGATGGGCTGCGGCGTGTACGGAATGAACTTCGACCACATGCCGGAGCTGCACTGGCAGTTCGGTTACCCGCTGTTCCTGGGCGTGATCGCGAGCATCTGTTTCGTCCTGCACCGCGCCTTCCGGCGCAACGGGTGGCTCTGA
- a CDS encoding methyltransferase domain-containing protein: MTRPEGYLLDNRQQEAGRRFDAFSALFDPTTFRHIERLGIGPGWRCWEVGAGGTSVVSWLAKKVGPTGKVLATDIDTSWQTSAARSPVEVRRHDVAADEPPTEGFDLVHARLVLVHVPDRERALQSMLRALRPGGRLLVEDADPALQPLACPDEHGPAEELANRLRRGFRELLAERGADLSYGRKLPRLLREAGLHQVEADAYFPLTSEACGALETATFQQIRESLVRAGHATDEEIDRHLADVATGTMDLATAPLISAWGRKRA, translated from the coding sequence ATGACGCGACCCGAGGGCTATCTCCTGGACAACCGGCAGCAAGAGGCGGGCCGGCGCTTCGACGCCTTCTCGGCCCTCTTCGACCCCACGACGTTCCGGCACATCGAACGGCTCGGCATCGGCCCCGGGTGGCGCTGCTGGGAGGTCGGCGCGGGCGGCACCTCCGTGGTCTCCTGGCTCGCCAAGAAGGTCGGCCCCACCGGGAAGGTTCTCGCGACCGACATCGACACCTCGTGGCAGACGTCCGCCGCCCGTTCCCCCGTCGAGGTCCGCCGCCACGACGTGGCCGCCGACGAGCCGCCCACCGAGGGATTCGACCTGGTCCACGCCCGGCTCGTCCTGGTCCATGTGCCCGACAGGGAGCGGGCGTTGCAGTCGATGCTGCGCGCGCTGCGGCCCGGGGGACGGCTGCTCGTCGAGGACGCCGACCCCGCGCTCCAGCCGCTGGCCTGCCCCGATGAGCACGGCCCCGCCGAGGAGCTGGCGAACCGGCTGCGCCGCGGCTTCCGCGAGCTGCTCGCGGAGCGCGGCGCCGACCTGTCGTACGGCCGCAAGCTGCCGCGGCTGCTGCGGGAGGCCGGCCTGCACCAGGTGGAGGCCGACGCGTACTTCCCGCTGACGTCCGAGGCCTGCGGGGCCCTCGAGACGGCCACGTTCCAGCAGATCCGCGAATCCCTCGTCCGCGCGGGCCACGCCACGGACGAGGAGATCGACCGCCACCTGGCCGACGTCGCGACCGGCACGATGGACCTGGCGACGGCACCACTGATCTCGGCGTGGGGACGGAAGCGGGCCTAG
- a CDS encoding carbohydrate kinase family protein, which translates to MSGTLLVVGDVVTDIVARHDAPLAAGTDTAAEIRTLPGGAGANVACWAAYASCSDVALLGRVGADSVAWHEEALTRAGVRPRLVVDPEAATGTVISLVDTGAGAERTFLTDSGASLRLSPADWSADLLGGVAWLHLSGYLFFSAEGRALVAAALDSARARGVPVSVDPASAGFLTGLGPDRFLALAEGVEVLLPSRDEAELLSGAGDAQDAASKLSGRFPLVVVTSGVAGAVVAQGGAVRARVPSVSAVARDSTGAGDAFTGAFLAAWLRGAGPREAATEGCRAGALAVTRVGGRPPPRREHPGPALLTGVDADLSAESDPDP; encoded by the coding sequence GTGAGCGGAACCCTCCTGGTCGTCGGGGACGTCGTCACGGACATCGTGGCCCGGCACGACGCCCCGCTCGCGGCGGGCACGGACACGGCTGCGGAGATCCGTACGCTGCCGGGTGGCGCGGGGGCGAACGTGGCGTGCTGGGCGGCCTACGCGAGCTGTTCTGATGTGGCGTTGCTCGGGCGGGTCGGCGCCGACTCGGTGGCCTGGCACGAGGAGGCGCTCACGCGCGCGGGGGTGCGTCCCCGGCTCGTCGTCGACCCGGAGGCGGCGACCGGCACGGTGATCTCACTGGTCGACACGGGCGCCGGCGCCGAGCGGACGTTCCTCACCGACAGCGGGGCCTCACTGCGCCTCTCCCCCGCCGACTGGTCCGCGGACCTGCTCGGTGGGGTCGCGTGGCTGCATCTGTCCGGGTATCTGTTCTTCTCCGCCGAGGGGCGCGCCCTGGTCGCGGCGGCGCTGGACTCGGCACGCGCGCGTGGGGTGCCGGTGAGTGTCGACCCCGCGTCGGCCGGCTTCCTCACCGGGCTGGGACCCGACCGGTTCCTGGCGCTCGCGGAGGGCGTGGAGGTCCTGCTCCCCAGCCGGGACGAGGCGGAGTTGCTGAGCGGCGCCGGGGACGCGCAGGACGCGGCGTCGAAGCTCAGCGGACGGTTCCCGCTGGTCGTCGTCACATCGGGCGTCGCGGGAGCGGTGGTGGCGCAGGGCGGGGCGGTACGCGCGCGTGTGCCGTCGGTGTCGGCGGTGGCGCGGGACTCCACCGGGGCGGGCGACGCGTTCACCGGCGCGTTCCTCGCCGCGTGGCTGCGGGGCGCAGGGCCACGGGAGGCGGCGACGGAGGGGTGCCGTGCGGGGGCACTGGCGGTGACACGGGTGGGCGGCCGACCTCCGCCGCGCCGAGAGCACCCCGGACCCGCGCTCCTCACGGGAGTAGACGCGGACCTGTCCGCTGAGAGCGACCCGGACCCGTAA
- a CDS encoding pseudouridine-5'-phosphate glycosidase encodes MVLVSDEVREAVAAGRPVVALESTIIAHGLPRPRNLRVALELEELVRAEGAVPATIAVLDGRPHVGLDKGQLERVATEDGIRKLSHRDLPLAVATGASGATTVSATALLAARAGVRVFATGGLGGVHRRWTETQDESADLGLLARTRITVVCAGVKSILDVPATLQRLETLGVSVAGYGTGRFPGFYLSDSGRPVDWTLGDPAEVAAVMRAQDALGGPGTALIVANPVPEAEQLDPALHARVLDDALRACDAEGITGQAVTPFLLDYLVRHTDGASLEANLAAVRGNVRLAARIAAAWARP; translated from the coding sequence GTGGTGCTGGTGTCCGATGAGGTGCGGGAAGCGGTGGCCGCGGGCCGGCCGGTCGTGGCCCTGGAGTCGACGATCATCGCGCACGGGCTGCCGCGCCCGCGCAATCTGCGGGTGGCGCTCGAACTCGAAGAGCTGGTGCGCGCCGAGGGCGCGGTGCCCGCGACGATCGCCGTTCTGGACGGACGACCCCATGTCGGCCTGGACAAGGGCCAGTTGGAGCGGGTCGCGACGGAGGACGGCATCCGCAAGCTGAGCCACCGTGATCTGCCGCTCGCCGTGGCGACGGGGGCGAGCGGGGCGACGACCGTGTCGGCGACAGCGCTGCTCGCGGCGCGCGCGGGGGTACGGGTGTTCGCGACGGGTGGGCTCGGCGGCGTGCACCGGCGGTGGACCGAGACACAGGACGAGTCGGCGGACCTCGGGCTGCTCGCGCGGACGCGGATCACCGTGGTGTGCGCGGGCGTCAAGTCGATCCTGGACGTACCGGCGACGCTTCAGCGGCTGGAGACCCTGGGAGTGTCGGTGGCCGGATACGGGACCGGTCGCTTCCCGGGCTTCTACCTCTCCGACTCGGGCCGGCCCGTCGACTGGACGCTGGGCGATCCGGCCGAGGTGGCCGCGGTGATGCGGGCCCAGGACGCGCTGGGCGGGCCCGGAACCGCGCTGATCGTGGCGAACCCGGTGCCCGAGGCCGAGCAGCTCGATCCCGCGCTCCACGCGCGCGTGCTCGACGATGCGCTGCGCGCGTGCGACGCGGAGGGCATCACGGGGCAGGCGGTCACGCCGTTCCTCCTGGACTACCTGGTGCGGCACACGGACGGCGCCTCGCTGGAGGCCAACCTCGCGGCGGTACGCGGCAACGTACGGCTCGCGGCGCGCATCGCGGCGGCCTGGGCGCGGCCGTGA
- a CDS encoding VOC family protein: protein MTDNTTRLDHVVLWVSDPVAAAHFYEEAVGLEPLRVAEFKEGAVSFPSVRVNEETILDLAPLTLAPRMNMVPGGDKSAGHPVNHVCIALTEGGYDSLRARLEEREVPVSDHGRHSYGARGPAVRSFYFRDPDGNVFEARYYEEA, encoded by the coding sequence ATGACGGACAACACGACGCGCCTCGACCATGTCGTCCTCTGGGTCAGCGACCCGGTGGCCGCGGCGCACTTCTACGAAGAGGCGGTCGGCCTCGAACCTCTCAGGGTGGCCGAGTTCAAGGAGGGCGCGGTTTCGTTCCCCTCGGTGCGGGTCAACGAGGAGACCATTCTCGACCTCGCGCCGCTGACGCTGGCGCCCCGTATGAACATGGTGCCGGGCGGCGACAAGAGCGCCGGCCACCCGGTCAACCATGTGTGCATCGCCCTGACCGAGGGCGGCTACGACAGCCTGCGCGCCCGTCTGGAGGAGCGCGAGGTGCCGGTCTCGGACCACGGCCGCCACTCGTACGGCGCCCGCGGCCCGGCCGTCCGCAGCTTCTACTTCCGCGACCCCGACGGGAACGTCTTCGAAGCGCGTTACTACGAAGAGGCCTGA
- a CDS encoding GlsB/YeaQ/YmgE family stress response membrane protein codes for MEISGVISAIVIGIVIGVLGRLALPGRQRIGILATVVVGIVAALLGSAIAAGIGVADTKGIDWVEWLIQIGLAALGVALLDRGRTGGRSRGRSWSRTRR; via the coding sequence ATGGAGATTTCCGGCGTCATCAGCGCGATCGTGATCGGCATCGTCATCGGCGTCCTGGGCCGGCTCGCCCTGCCGGGCCGTCAGCGCATCGGCATCCTGGCGACGGTCGTCGTCGGCATCGTGGCCGCGCTGCTCGGTTCGGCCATCGCCGCGGGCATCGGTGTCGCGGACACCAAGGGGATCGACTGGGTGGAGTGGCTGATCCAGATCGGCCTGGCCGCTCTGGGTGTGGCCCTGCTCGACCGTGGCCGGACGGGCGGCCGGTCACGCGGCCGCTCGTGGAGCCGTACGCGCCGCTGA
- a CDS encoding cupin domain-containing protein encodes MTTNDQATASFAVHIPDVALEPEPLDPEQIVSGDPVVTGKVLWESADGKQLRGIWQITPGVVTDTEANELFVVVSGRATVEVEGGATLEVGPGDAAVLREGDRTTWTVHETLRKAYHITLP; translated from the coding sequence ATGACCACGAACGATCAGGCCACTGCGTCTTTTGCCGTACACATTCCGGACGTTGCACTCGAACCGGAGCCCCTCGATCCGGAGCAGATCGTCTCGGGCGACCCCGTCGTCACGGGCAAGGTGCTCTGGGAGTCCGCCGACGGCAAGCAGCTGCGGGGCATCTGGCAGATCACGCCGGGCGTGGTCACGGACACCGAGGCGAACGAGCTGTTCGTGGTCGTCTCCGGCCGCGCCACGGTCGAGGTCGAGGGCGGAGCGACCCTGGAGGTGGGCCCCGGCGACGCGGCGGTACTGCGCGAGGGCGACCGTACGACGTGGACCGTGCACGAGACCCTGCGGAAGGCGTACCACATCACGCTGCCCTGA
- a CDS encoding MFS transporter — protein sequence MLIPDSTARRRPSVPVTPEDLAGLRRRVTAVLVASQILGGLGVATGIALAAVLAKQVSGDEALSGLAPTATVAGTALLSVPLAALMTARGRRPGLVLAYLIGALGAGVVVLAAAVGSFPLLLVGMAGFGAASSANLQARFAAADLAEPQRRARAISNVVWATTIGAVLGPNIAAPAGRSVAGLGIPAAAGPFLWAAGVFLVSAVMVQVLLRPDPLLTARALAPEEEKSAGARSIRAGFAAVAASPRARLALVTVAVSHTAMVSIMSMTPVDLGHHGASIDLIGLVISGHIAGMYAFSPVMGRLSDRLGRLSVIGLAVGLLACAALLAGTAGGNHGQTAVGLFVLGLGWSAGLVSGSALLTDSVPQAARAAAQGLSDLTMNTAAGVGGAAAGLVVATASYAWLNLAAACLLLPLAALALFSRRPATR from the coding sequence GTGCTCATACCCGATTCCACCGCACGTCGTCGGCCCTCCGTCCCCGTGACGCCCGAGGACCTGGCCGGGCTGCGCCGCCGTGTCACCGCCGTGCTCGTCGCGAGCCAGATACTCGGCGGGCTCGGCGTCGCCACCGGCATCGCGCTCGCCGCCGTGCTCGCCAAGCAGGTCAGCGGGGACGAGGCGCTGTCCGGGCTCGCACCGACCGCGACGGTCGCCGGGACCGCCCTGCTGTCCGTTCCGCTCGCCGCCCTGATGACGGCGCGGGGGCGGCGGCCCGGGCTCGTCCTCGCGTATCTGATCGGCGCGCTGGGGGCCGGGGTCGTCGTACTGGCCGCGGCGGTGGGGAGCTTCCCGCTGCTGCTCGTCGGCATGGCCGGGTTCGGCGCCGCCTCGTCGGCCAATCTCCAGGCGCGGTTCGCCGCCGCCGATCTGGCCGAGCCGCAGCGCCGGGCGCGGGCGATCTCGAATGTCGTGTGGGCCACCACGATCGGCGCGGTGCTCGGGCCCAACATCGCGGCGCCCGCGGGCCGCAGCGTCGCCGGGCTCGGCATCCCCGCGGCGGCGGGGCCCTTCCTGTGGGCGGCCGGGGTCTTCCTCGTCTCGGCCGTCATGGTGCAGGTCCTGCTGCGTCCCGATCCGCTCCTGACCGCCCGCGCCCTGGCTCCCGAGGAGGAGAAGTCGGCCGGAGCGCGGTCGATCAGGGCCGGGTTCGCCGCGGTCGCCGCGTCGCCGCGTGCCCGGCTCGCCCTCGTGACCGTCGCCGTCTCGCACACCGCGATGGTGTCGATCATGTCGATGACGCCGGTCGACCTCGGCCACCACGGTGCGAGCATCGATCTCATCGGCCTGGTCATCAGCGGGCACATCGCGGGCATGTACGCGTTCTCGCCGGTGATGGGACGGCTGTCGGACCGGCTCGGGCGGCTCTCCGTGATCGGCCTCGCCGTGGGTCTGCTCGCCTGCGCGGCGCTGCTCGCGGGCACGGCGGGCGGCAACCACGGGCAGACCGCCGTGGGCCTGTTCGTCCTGGGGCTCGGCTGGTCCGCGGGCCTCGTCTCCGGTTCGGCCCTGCTGACGGACTCGGTGCCGCAGGCCGCGCGGGCCGCCGCACAGGGCCTGTCCGACCTGACCATGAACACGGCGGCCGGCGTCGGCGGCGCGGCCGCGGGCCTGGTCGTCGCGACGGCGAGCTACGCCTGGCTCAACCTGGCCGCGGCCTGCCTCCTGCTGCCGCTCGCCGCGCTCGCCCTCTTCAGCCGGCGGCCCGCGACGAGGTGA
- a CDS encoding methylated-DNA--[protein]-cysteine S-methyltransferase, translating to MNATGQKSTGNAAAGEGAGLTVVWAVVGTDIGPLLLAATDAGLVNVAFHASPAVRDRAVERLGSRLGTEPVEAPDSPLLAEPIRQLKAYFAGERRDFELPLDWSLISGFNRQVLRELAAGVPFGTVVGYGDLAGRVGQPGAAQAVGVAMGANPLPVVVPCHRVVESDGGIGGFGGGLETKRQLLALEGVLPQPLF from the coding sequence ATGAACGCCACTGGGCAGAAATCCACTGGGAACGCTGCCGCCGGGGAAGGGGCCGGGCTCACGGTCGTCTGGGCCGTCGTCGGCACGGACATCGGGCCGCTGCTCCTCGCCGCGACGGACGCCGGGCTGGTGAATGTCGCCTTCCACGCCTCCCCCGCCGTGCGGGACCGGGCGGTCGAGCGGCTCGGTTCCCGGCTCGGGACCGAGCCGGTGGAGGCCCCGGACTCGCCGCTCCTGGCCGAGCCCATACGTCAGCTGAAGGCCTACTTCGCCGGTGAGCGGCGGGACTTCGAGCTGCCGCTCGACTGGTCGCTGATCTCCGGGTTCAACCGGCAGGTCCTGCGCGAGCTGGCGGCCGGCGTCCCGTTCGGCACGGTCGTCGGCTACGGGGACCTGGCGGGCCGCGTCGGGCAGCCGGGGGCTGCGCAGGCGGTGGGTGTGGCCATGGGAGCCAATCCGCTGCCGGTCGTCGTGCCGTGCCACCGCGTCGTGGAGAGCGACGGCGGCATCGGCGGATTCGGCGGCGGCCTGGAGACGAAGCGACAGCTGCTCGCGCTGGAAGGGGTCCTTCCGCAGCCGCTGTTCTGA
- a CDS encoding glycerophosphodiester phosphodiesterase has product MSARAATATAALAGFVGVLVLPTAAEAAQQPGAPVVIAHRGASGYAPENTLQAIDKADKLGFDWVENDVQRTKDGRLVVIHDTNLARTTNVEQVFPGRAPYNVRDFTAAEIAKLDAGRWKGAKFKGARVPTLTQYLDRVDHNHQKLLMEVKDPALYPGIETDILRVLGKEGWLDRDHIRNRLVIQSFSAASVRTVHLLRPDITTGFLGTPAVSDLPRYARFADRIHPGYGTISSRYVASVHALKGPHGKRLQLFTWTVNDAAAARRVAGLGVDGIISNSPDVVRKAVGGGR; this is encoded by the coding sequence GTGTCCGCACGCGCAGCCACCGCGACCGCCGCCCTGGCGGGATTCGTAGGCGTCCTGGTCCTCCCCACCGCCGCCGAGGCGGCCCAGCAGCCCGGCGCACCCGTCGTCATCGCACACCGCGGCGCCTCCGGGTACGCGCCCGAGAACACCCTCCAGGCCATCGACAAGGCCGACAAGCTCGGCTTCGACTGGGTCGAGAACGACGTACAGCGCACCAAGGACGGCCGGCTCGTCGTCATCCACGACACGAATCTGGCACGTACCACGAACGTCGAGCAGGTGTTCCCCGGCCGTGCCCCGTACAACGTCCGCGACTTCACCGCCGCGGAGATCGCCAAGCTCGACGCCGGCCGCTGGAAGGGCGCCAAGTTCAAGGGTGCCCGCGTCCCGACCCTCACCCAGTACCTGGACCGGGTCGACCACAACCACCAGAAGCTCCTCATGGAGGTCAAGGACCCGGCACTCTACCCGGGCATCGAGACGGACATCCTGCGCGTGCTCGGCAAGGAGGGCTGGCTAGATCGCGATCACATCAGGAACCGCCTGGTGATCCAGAGCTTCAGCGCAGCCAGCGTACGGACCGTGCACCTGCTCCGCCCCGACATCACGACGGGATTCCTCGGTACCCCCGCCGTGAGCGACCTGCCCCGGTACGCCCGGTTCGCCGACCGGATCCATCCCGGCTACGGGACGATCTCGAGCCGGTACGTCGCCTCGGTGCACGCCCTCAAGGGCCCGCACGGCAAGCGCCTCCAGCTCTTCACCTGGACCGTGAACGACGCGGCGGCCGCGCGGCGCGTGGCCGGTCTCGGCGTGGACGGCATCATCAGCAACTCCCCGGATGTCGTGCGCAAGGCGGTGGGCGGCGGCCGGTAG